One stretch of Niallia sp. XMNu-256 DNA includes these proteins:
- the panD gene encoding aspartate 1-decarboxylase yields MFRTMMNGKIHRATVTEANLNYVGSITIDSAILEAVGMVENEKVQIVNNHNGARFETYIIPGERGSGIICLNGAAARLVQPGDTVIIISYALVSEEKLAYHQPKIAIMDQENRIIELIDKELEKTIL; encoded by the coding sequence ATGTTTAGAACGATGATGAATGGGAAAATCCATCGCGCAACCGTGACGGAGGCGAATTTAAATTATGTAGGCAGCATCACAATTGACTCTGCTATACTTGAAGCAGTGGGAATGGTGGAGAATGAAAAGGTACAAATCGTCAATAATCATAATGGTGCGCGCTTTGAAACGTATATTATCCCGGGGGAAAGAGGCTCGGGGATCATATGTTTAAATGGGGCAGCAGCCCGATTAGTTCAACCGGGAGATACAGTTATTATTATATCTTACGCTTTAGTATCAGAAGAGAAGCTTGCCTATCACCAACCAAAAATTGCAATTATGGATCAGGAAAATCGGATTATAGAGTTAATCGATAAAGAATTAGAAAAAACAATTTTATAG
- the asnS gene encoding asparagine--tRNA ligase has product MAKVTIAEVPKHLDEEVTIGAWIANKRSSGKIAFLQLRDGTGFIQGVVVKADVSEEVFQTAKTITQESSLYATGIVQKDERSPFGYELQIKKLEVLHHSVDYPITPKEHGTEFLMDHRHLWLRSKRQHAVMKVRNEIIRATYEFFNQNGFVKVDPPILTGSAPEGTTELFATKYFDEDAYLSQSGQLYMEAAAMALGKVFSFGPTFRAEKSKTRRHLIEFWMIEPEMAFVEFDESLQVQEEYVSFLVQSVLKNCPLELKTLGRDVSKLETITAPFPRITYDDALKLLHEKGFDDIEWGDDFGAPHETAIAESYDKPVFITHYPTTLKPFYMQPDKNRQEVVLCADLIAPEGYGEIIGGSERIHDYDLLKQRLEEHGLEMAAYKWYLELSQYGAVPHSGFGLGLERTVAWLSGVEHVRETIPFPRLLNRLYP; this is encoded by the coding sequence ATGGCAAAAGTAACGATTGCTGAGGTACCAAAGCATCTGGATGAAGAGGTAACCATTGGTGCTTGGATAGCAAATAAACGTTCAAGTGGAAAAATCGCTTTTTTACAACTGCGGGATGGAACAGGATTTATTCAAGGTGTAGTTGTAAAAGCAGATGTATCTGAAGAGGTATTTCAAACTGCTAAAACAATTACACAAGAATCGTCTCTATATGCGACAGGGATCGTACAGAAAGATGAGCGCTCACCATTCGGTTATGAGCTGCAAATTAAGAAGCTCGAAGTCCTTCATCATTCTGTTGATTATCCAATTACTCCTAAAGAGCATGGTACTGAATTTTTAATGGACCACCGTCATTTATGGCTTCGTTCTAAAAGGCAGCATGCTGTCATGAAAGTACGTAATGAAATTATCCGTGCTACTTATGAATTCTTTAATCAAAATGGTTTTGTTAAAGTAGACCCACCGATTTTAACAGGTAGTGCACCAGAAGGGACAACTGAACTTTTCGCAACGAAATACTTTGATGAGGATGCTTACCTTTCCCAAAGTGGGCAACTATATATGGAAGCCGCTGCAATGGCATTAGGTAAAGTCTTTTCGTTTGGTCCAACATTTAGAGCAGAAAAGTCAAAAACAAGACGACATTTAATTGAGTTTTGGATGATTGAACCTGAAATGGCATTCGTAGAGTTCGATGAAAGCTTACAAGTTCAGGAAGAATATGTATCATTTCTCGTGCAATCTGTGCTCAAAAACTGTCCGTTAGAATTGAAAACTCTTGGGAGAGATGTAAGTAAGTTAGAAACTATAACTGCACCCTTTCCACGGATCACTTATGACGACGCACTTAAACTGCTGCATGAAAAAGGTTTTGATGATATTGAGTGGGGTGATGATTTTGGTGCACCTCATGAAACGGCAATTGCGGAAAGTTATGATAAACCTGTTTTTATTACCCACTATCCAACAACATTAAAGCCATTTTATATGCAACCAGATAAGAATCGGCAGGAAGTGGTTCTCTGTGCTGACTTAATCGCTCCAGAAGGTTATGGCGAGATTATTGGAGGCTCTGAGAGGATACATGATTATGATTTATTAAAACAGAGATTGGAAGAGCATGGACTGGAAATGGCTGCTTACAAATGGTATTTAGAATTAAGCCAATACGGCGCAGTCCCCCATTCCGGTTTTGGA
- the dinG gene encoding ATP-dependent DNA helicase DinG, whose protein sequence is MNNKYVVVDLETTGNSVKKGDRIIQFAGVVIQDGQIVDQFSSFLNPGQTIPIFIEELTGISDKMVEDAPLFADIAPKIVEMLEGAYFVAHNVLFDLSFLQEELIMAGYEGFYGSVLDTVEMARILLPMSDSFKLSDLALQENLEHDRPHQADSDAYVTAELLLILFEKLRKLPLGTLKQLYPLSHGLKSDLNEIIDELILEKEGFIEELTELEVYNGLYICKREELEDICDKQDHPYPQPEQDKESLLSTVFPEYEQRSGQLQMMDHIYQSFQSGGHALIEAGTGVGKSLGYLLPAIYFSKLKNERVIISTFTTQLQEQLLHKEIPLLKKMLPFTFKTAILKGKNHYLNLDRFSLLLKETDDNYDTTLTKMQILVWLTITLTGDKDELNLSSGGQLFWQRIQFIDQRSTNNRYNSNYDYYLRSRIEAQHADLLIVNHSLLLTDLIADKKTLPTSNYIIIDEGHHLEKIAGKHFGFVFDYAFVRFLLQQMGVYEQKQLLYKVEKVLEELGFREKDFINRGELNQYLSDLLLEMDQLFQTIAFYAKAKQKQKNQSYPSTIQCALVIDHTKESHSVVSDAERFLFLLKDITNALRKRHQWLMDRDRKTLRQNAIIDELTLWLNKADKLMQSMRSVFLQHSGEEISWIEIDTRSRKNKTTVFSQPIHVSNGLKEHLFQQKKSVIVTSATLTVKDSFQYMRKSLGLDQENCSQIVVPTSFDYQKQLKFIISNDLPEVKAVTVDEYVSAIGEHIISIAEAAEGRLLVLFTSYEMLRKTYDLIKESGFLQDYTLLAHGITNGSRERLVRNFQRFNKAILFGTSSFWEGIDIPGDDLSCLIMVRLPFSPPDEPLTAIRCQQIKDLGGNPFYEYSVPEAVIRFKQGFGRLIRTQKDKGAFVIFDQRIITTSYGKAFLQSLPPVKAERLSIDETVKQIEQWLD, encoded by the coding sequence ATGAATAATAAATATGTTGTTGTGGATTTGGAAACAACAGGGAATTCAGTGAAAAAAGGCGATCGAATCATTCAATTTGCTGGCGTTGTCATTCAAGACGGACAAATTGTTGATCAATTTTCCTCGTTTTTAAACCCAGGACAAACGATCCCGATTTTTATAGAAGAATTAACAGGTATTAGCGATAAAATGGTAGAAGATGCTCCTTTATTTGCTGACATTGCTCCAAAGATTGTTGAAATGCTGGAGGGGGCTTATTTTGTCGCGCATAATGTTTTATTTGACCTTTCCTTTTTACAGGAAGAATTAATTATGGCGGGATATGAGGGATTCTATGGATCTGTACTTGATACGGTAGAAATGGCGAGAATTTTATTACCTATGAGTGACAGTTTTAAGCTATCTGATTTGGCGCTGCAAGAGAACTTGGAACATGATCGCCCCCATCAGGCAGATAGTGATGCTTATGTAACAGCAGAGTTATTGCTCATTCTATTTGAAAAGCTTAGAAAATTACCATTAGGAACATTAAAGCAACTTTATCCATTATCTCATGGACTGAAAAGCGATCTAAATGAGATTATTGATGAACTTATTTTAGAGAAAGAAGGGTTCATTGAAGAGTTAACAGAACTTGAAGTTTATAATGGACTATATATTTGCAAAAGGGAAGAGCTGGAGGATATTTGTGATAAACAGGATCATCCATATCCTCAACCAGAACAAGATAAAGAATCTTTACTGTCGACTGTGTTTCCTGAGTATGAGCAAAGAAGCGGCCAGTTACAAATGATGGACCACATTTATCAATCGTTTCAGAGTGGAGGCCATGCCTTAATAGAAGCAGGAACAGGTGTGGGAAAGTCTCTAGGGTATTTGTTGCCAGCTATTTATTTTTCTAAACTGAAAAATGAACGAGTAATCATCAGTACTTTTACAACCCAATTGCAAGAGCAACTCTTGCATAAGGAGATTCCCTTATTAAAAAAGATGCTTCCCTTCACATTCAAAACCGCTATTTTAAAAGGGAAAAATCATTACTTAAATTTAGATCGGTTCTCGCTTTTATTAAAAGAGACCGATGATAATTATGATACAACTTTGACAAAAATGCAGATTCTAGTTTGGTTAACCATTACATTAACGGGCGATAAAGATGAACTTAATTTGTCGAGTGGAGGTCAGCTGTTTTGGCAAAGAATCCAATTTATTGACCAAAGGAGCACAAATAATAGGTATAACAGCAATTATGATTACTATCTAAGGTCGAGAATAGAAGCTCAGCATGCAGACTTATTGATCGTCAATCACAGTCTGTTGTTAACAGATTTAATAGCAGATAAAAAAACGCTGCCAACGTCGAATTATATCATTATTGATGAAGGACACCATTTAGAAAAAATAGCAGGAAAACATTTTGGATTTGTATTTGATTATGCATTTGTACGGTTTCTCCTGCAGCAAATGGGGGTATATGAACAAAAACAGCTTCTATATAAAGTAGAAAAAGTATTAGAGGAGCTAGGATTTAGAGAAAAAGACTTCATAAACAGAGGAGAATTAAATCAATATCTCTCAGATTTATTACTAGAAATGGATCAATTGTTTCAAACTATAGCTTTTTATGCAAAAGCGAAACAGAAACAAAAAAATCAATCTTACCCAAGTACCATTCAATGTGCCTTAGTAATAGACCATACGAAGGAAAGTCATTCAGTAGTAAGTGATGCGGAACGATTTTTATTTTTATTAAAAGATATCACTAACGCTTTACGAAAGCGACATCAATGGTTGATGGACAGGGATCGAAAAACGCTTAGACAAAATGCAATTATCGATGAATTAACTCTATGGCTAAATAAGGCGGATAAGCTTATGCAGAGCATGAGAAGCGTATTTTTACAACATAGTGGGGAAGAGATTTCATGGATTGAAATTGATACAAGATCCAGAAAGAATAAAACAACTGTTTTTTCACAACCTATTCATGTTTCAAATGGATTGAAGGAACACTTATTCCAACAGAAGAAAAGTGTCATTGTGACTTCTGCCACTCTGACTGTAAAAGATTCGTTTCAATATATGAGAAAAAGTCTTGGTCTTGATCAAGAAAATTGTTCACAAATAGTTGTTCCGACTTCCTTTGATTACCAAAAACAGCTTAAATTTATCATTTCAAATGATTTACCTGAAGTAAAAGCTGTAACAGTTGATGAATATGTCTCAGCAATTGGTGAACATATTATTTCAATCGCAGAAGCAGCAGAAGGACGACTTTTGGTCTTATTTACGTCCTATGAAATGCTTAGAAAAACGTATGATTTAATTAAAGAAAGTGGTTTCTTGCAGGATTATACGTTATTAGCACATGGTATTACAAATGGAAGCAGAGAAAGATTAGTAAGAAATTTTCAACGTTTTAATAAAGCAATCCTGTTTGGTACAAGCAGCTTTTGGGAAGGAATTGATATTCCTGGGGATGATTTATCGTGTTTAATTATGGTGAGACTCCCATTTTCACCACCAGACGAACCGCTTACAGCCATTCGATGTCAACAAATAAAAGATCTAGGGGGTAACCCTTTTTATGAATATTCAGTTCCAGAAGCTGTTATTCGGTTCAAACAAGGCTTCGGAAGACTGATTCGAACTCAAAAAGATAAGGGTGCTTTTGTGATTTTTGATCAACGAATCATAACCACATCTTATGGCAAGGCTTTTCTTCAATCACTTCCTCCTGTTAAAGCAGAACGATTATCTATTGACGAAACAGTCAAACAGATTGAGCAATGGTTAGATTAA
- a CDS encoding DUF5590 domain-containing protein, protein MKKWLLIIGILVIGFITLSTVIYMNAIDPLKLAEEKAVKVVKEETSISTIDDFNIYNGEESYYVIQGRNGKGTRLIAWIPEEKGKIVVKKASDGIKRQEAIQVVSGEISSDPIISVKLGMEKGIPLWEVHTRTDKNLLNYYLIEFETGKWLKKIENL, encoded by the coding sequence ATGAAAAAATGGTTATTAATAATTGGTATTCTTGTAATAGGATTCATTACGTTGAGTACTGTCATTTATATGAATGCGATCGACCCGCTTAAATTAGCAGAGGAAAAGGCTGTTAAAGTTGTTAAGGAAGAAACTTCTATTTCAACGATAGACGATTTTAATATATATAATGGTGAAGAGTCTTATTATGTAATCCAGGGAAGAAACGGGAAGGGTACAAGGCTTATTGCTTGGATTCCAGAAGAAAAAGGAAAAATTGTTGTAAAAAAGGCCTCTGATGGAATTAAACGTCAAGAAGCGATTCAAGTTGTTTCTGGTGAAATTAGCTCCGATCCGATTATCTCAGTAAAACTTGGAATGGAAAAAGGAATCCCACTTTGGGAGGTTCATACCCGTACAGATAAAAATTTATTAAACTATTACTTGATTGAATTTGAGACAGGGAAATGGCTTAAAAAAATAGAAAATTTATAA
- a CDS encoding pyridoxal phosphate-dependent aminotransferase, with protein MEVKLANRVKALTPSATLAITAKAKELKAAGYDIIGLGAGEPDFNTPQHIIDAATRSMNEGHTKYTPSAGLPALKEEISKKFKRDQGLEYTVNEIMVASGAKHALYTLFQVLLNDGDEVIIPTPYWVSYPEQVKLAGGVPVYIEGYEKNEFKITPDQLEGAITDKTKALILNSPSNPTGMIYTKDELAALGRICLEKDIFIVSDEIYEKLIYGGHQHISIAQLSPELKAQTIIINGVSKSHSMTGWRIGYAAGNSEIIKAMTNLASHSTSNPTTTAQYGAIAAYSGSQDEVEKMRKAFEERLNTIYEALIAIPGVTCLKPQGAFYLFPNVQKAAEQTGYSTVDEFSTALLEEAKVAVVPGSGFGAPKNIRLSYATSLDLLEAAIARMKEFVEKKTK; from the coding sequence ATGGAAGTAAAGCTGGCTAATCGAGTAAAAGCATTAACACCGTCTGCAACTTTGGCTATTACAGCTAAGGCAAAAGAATTGAAAGCTGCTGGTTATGACATAATTGGACTTGGAGCAGGTGAACCTGACTTTAATACACCACAACATATTATTGATGCGGCTACTAGGTCCATGAACGAAGGTCATACAAAATACACTCCGTCTGCAGGATTACCTGCACTTAAAGAAGAAATATCAAAGAAATTTAAGCGTGATCAAGGTTTAGAATATACAGTGAATGAAATCATGGTGGCAAGTGGTGCAAAGCATGCTTTATACACTTTGTTCCAAGTTTTACTAAATGATGGGGACGAAGTGATTATACCTACGCCGTATTGGGTGAGTTATCCTGAACAAGTGAAATTAGCTGGTGGCGTACCGGTGTATATTGAAGGATATGAAAAGAATGAATTTAAAATCACACCAGATCAGTTAGAGGGTGCCATTACAGATAAAACAAAAGCACTCATTCTTAATTCACCAAGCAATCCAACCGGAATGATTTATACAAAGGATGAGTTGGCTGCATTAGGTAGAATTTGTTTAGAAAAAGATATCTTCATCGTATCCGATGAAATTTATGAAAAATTAATTTATGGTGGACATCAACATATTTCAATCGCACAACTCTCACCGGAATTAAAAGCGCAGACGATTATTATTAATGGTGTATCAAAATCCCATTCAATGACAGGTTGGAGAATTGGTTATGCTGCAGGAAATAGCGAAATTATTAAAGCCATGACAAATTTAGCTAGTCATAGTACATCAAATCCAACAACAACTGCTCAATATGGAGCGATTGCTGCGTACAGTGGTTCACAGGATGAAGTTGAAAAAATGAGAAAAGCATTTGAGGAACGATTAAATACCATTTATGAGGCCTTAATTGCAATCCCAGGAGTTACCTGTCTCAAGCCTCAAGGTGCGTTTTATCTGTTTCCAAATGTGCAAAAGGCTGCAGAACAAACTGGCTATTCGACTGTTGATGAATTTTCAACTGCTTTGTTGGAAGAAGCGAAGGTAGCGGTCGTTCCAGGATCTGGTTTTGGCGCACCCAAAAATATTCGGTTATCGTATGCAACTTCACTTGATTTGTTAGAAGCTGCAATTGCGCGAATGAAAGAGTTTGTTGAAAAGAAAACCAAATAG